From the Tripterygium wilfordii isolate XIE 37 chromosome 6, ASM1340144v1, whole genome shotgun sequence genome, one window contains:
- the LOC119999374 gene encoding high mobility group nucleosome-binding domain-containing protein 5-like isoform X2, giving the protein MESRKTAGSGRISSRRRILRTCGVSGVAIAHHAYAKAQDLNGPIGSMAKRVAKMAKFIEPLLYALQYHSLALLSFIDDRILAVERIVETVFPPSKYVFNKIDQCVQIVEILPGKFDDATNKVYLVIRQFPLLDWLLLRVISWLNFWVSVLMEATKEKEIMVDKSCTECNVELATVEDEASKESQTYPVVIADREAFSPIAETPQAEEAEGVDVTVMKSTYEEELEKWAAENTEKEDQKEKHTQQSDIGDTEKEDQEEKHTQQSDIGDTEKEDQEEKHAQQSDIGDTGKEDQEEKHAQQSDSGDTGKEDQEEKQPQQSDIGDTEKEDQEEKQPQQSDIGDTEKEDQKEEHARQSDIGDTGKKDQKEKLAQQSYIKEKETDEGGGNNESDESSEIKADILELFDAAWHK; this is encoded by the exons ATG GAATCCAGAAAAACTGCCGGTTCTGGGAGAATAAGCTCCAGGCGGCGTATTTTGCGTACATGTGGAGTCTCAGGCGTAGCTATTGCTCACCATGCCTACGCAAAAGCACAGGATTTGAATGGGCCTATCGGTTCCATGGCTAAAAGGGTAGCCAAAATGGCCAAGTTTATCGAACCATTGCTTTATGCCTTGCAGTATCACTCTCTAGCACTCCTGTCGTTTATCGATGATCGTATATTAGCTGTTGAAAGAATTGTTGAGACTGTTTTTCCAccatcaaaatatgtgttcaaCAAGATTGACCAGTGTGTACAAATTGTGGAAATCCTGCCTGGGAAATTTGATGATGCTACCAACAAAGTTTATTTGGTTATTCGTCAATTTCCATTGTTGGATTGGTTATTGCTTCGTGTCATTTCCTGGCTCAACTTTTGGGTTTCTGTATTGATGGAAGCTACCAAGGAGAAGGAAATTATGGTGGATAAGAGCTGCACTGAATGCAATGTTGAACTGGCAACAGTTGAAGATGAAGCAAGCAAGGAATCCCAAACATACCCTGTTGTAATTGCAGATAGAGAGGCGTTTTCTCCCATTGCTGAAACTCCACAAGCTGAAGAAGCTGAGGGAGTTGATGTCACGGTCATGAAGAGCACATACGAGGAAGAATTAGAGAAGTGGGCAGCTGAAAACACAGAAAAAGAAGATCAAAAGGAGAAACACACCCAACAATCTGATATTGGAGACACAGAAAAAGAAGATCAAGAGGAGAAACACACCCAACAATCTGATATTGGAGACACAGAAAAAGAAGATCAAGAGGAGAAACACGCCCAACAATCTGATATTGGAGACACAGGAAAAGAAGATCAAGAGGAGAAACACGCCCAACAATCTGATAGTGGAGACACAGGAAAAGAAGATCAAGAGGAGAAACAACCCCAACAATCTGATATTGGAGACACGGAAAAAGAAGATCAAGAGGAGAAACAACCCCAACAATCTGATATTGGAGACACGGAAAAAGAAGATCAAAAGGAGGAACACGCCCGGCAATCTGATATTGGAGACACAGGAAAAAAAGATCAAAAGGAGAAACTCGCCCAACAATCTtatatcaaagaaaaagaaaccgaCGAAGGAGGAGGGAATAACGAAAGTGATGAGAGTTCTGAAATCAAAGCTGACATTCTAGAGCTATTTGATGCTGCTTGGCACAAATAA
- the LOC119999374 gene encoding high mobility group nucleosome-binding domain-containing protein 5-like isoform X4: MESRKTAGSGRISSRRRILRTCGVSGVAIAHHAYAKAQDLNGPIGSMAKRVAKMAKFIEPLLYALQYHSLALLSFIDDRILAVERIVETVFPPSKYVFNKIDQCVQIVEILPGKFDDATNKVYLVIRQFPLLDWLLLRVISWLNFWVSVLMEATKEKEIMVDKSCTECNVELATVEDEASKESQTYPVVIADREAFSPIAETPQAEEAEGVDVTVMKSTYEEELEKWAAENTEKEDQEEKHTQQSDIGDTEKEDQEEKHAQQSDIGDTGKEDQEEKHAQQSDSGDTGKEDQEEKQPQQSDIGDTEKEDQEEKQPQQSDIGDTEKEDQKEEHARQSDIGDTGKKDQKEKLAQQSYIKEKETDEGGGNNESDESSEIKADILELFDAAWHK; the protein is encoded by the exons ATG GAATCCAGAAAAACTGCCGGTTCTGGGAGAATAAGCTCCAGGCGGCGTATTTTGCGTACATGTGGAGTCTCAGGCGTAGCTATTGCTCACCATGCCTACGCAAAAGCACAGGATTTGAATGGGCCTATCGGTTCCATGGCTAAAAGGGTAGCCAAAATGGCCAAGTTTATCGAACCATTGCTTTATGCCTTGCAGTATCACTCTCTAGCACTCCTGTCGTTTATCGATGATCGTATATTAGCTGTTGAAAGAATTGTTGAGACTGTTTTTCCAccatcaaaatatgtgttcaaCAAGATTGACCAGTGTGTACAAATTGTGGAAATCCTGCCTGGGAAATTTGATGATGCTACCAACAAAGTTTATTTGGTTATTCGTCAATTTCCATTGTTGGATTGGTTATTGCTTCGTGTCATTTCCTGGCTCAACTTTTGGGTTTCTGTATTGATGGAAGCTACCAAGGAGAAGGAAATTATGGTGGATAAGAGCTGCACTGAATGCAATGTTGAACTGGCAACAGTTGAAGATGAAGCAAGCAAGGAATCCCAAACATACCCTGTTGTAATTGCAGATAGAGAGGCGTTTTCTCCCATTGCTGAAACTCCACAAGCTGAAGAAGCTGAGGGAGTTGATGTCACGGTCATGAAGAGCACATACGAGGAAGAATTAGAGAAGTGGGCAGCTGAAAACACAGAAAAAGAAG ATCAAGAGGAGAAACACACCCAACAATCTGATATTGGAGACACAGAAAAAGAAGATCAAGAGGAGAAACACGCCCAACAATCTGATATTGGAGACACAGGAAAAGAAGATCAAGAGGAGAAACACGCCCAACAATCTGATAGTGGAGACACAGGAAAAGAAGATCAAGAGGAGAAACAACCCCAACAATCTGATATTGGAGACACGGAAAAAGAAGATCAAGAGGAGAAACAACCCCAACAATCTGATATTGGAGACACGGAAAAAGAAGATCAAAAGGAGGAACACGCCCGGCAATCTGATATTGGAGACACAGGAAAAAAAGATCAAAAGGAGAAACTCGCCCAACAATCTtatatcaaagaaaaagaaaccgaCGAAGGAGGAGGGAATAACGAAAGTGATGAGAGTTCTGAAATCAAAGCTGACATTCTAGAGCTATTTGATGCTGCTTGGCACAAATAA
- the LOC119999374 gene encoding cilia- and flagella-associated protein 251-like isoform X3 — MESRKTAGSGRISSRRRILRTCGVSGVAIAHHAYAKAQDLNGPIGSMAKRVAKMAKFIEPLLYALQYHSLALLSFIDDRILAVERIVETVFPPSKYVFNKIDQCVQIVEILPGKFDDATNKVYLVIRQFPLLDWLLLRVISWLNFWVSVLMEATKEKEIMVDKSCTECNVELATVEDEASKESQTYPVAETPQAEEAEGVDVTVMKSTYEEELEKWAAENTEKEDQKEKHTQQSDIGDTEKEDQEEKHTQQSDIGDTEKEDQEEKHAQQSDIGDTGKEDQEEKHAQQSDSGDTGKEDQEEKQPQQSDIGDTEKEDQEEKQPQQSDIGDTEKEDQKEEHARQSDIGDTGKKDQKEKLAQQSYIKEKETDEGGGNNESDESSEIKADILELFDAAWHK; from the exons ATG GAATCCAGAAAAACTGCCGGTTCTGGGAGAATAAGCTCCAGGCGGCGTATTTTGCGTACATGTGGAGTCTCAGGCGTAGCTATTGCTCACCATGCCTACGCAAAAGCACAGGATTTGAATGGGCCTATCGGTTCCATGGCTAAAAGGGTAGCCAAAATGGCCAAGTTTATCGAACCATTGCTTTATGCCTTGCAGTATCACTCTCTAGCACTCCTGTCGTTTATCGATGATCGTATATTAGCTGTTGAAAGAATTGTTGAGACTGTTTTTCCAccatcaaaatatgtgttcaaCAAGATTGACCAGTGTGTACAAATTGTGGAAATCCTGCCTGGGAAATTTGATGATGCTACCAACAAAGTTTATTTGGTTATTCGTCAATTTCCATTGTTGGATTGGTTATTGCTTCGTGTCATTTCCTGGCTCAACTTTTGGGTTTCTGTATTGATGGAAGCTACCAAGGAGAAGGAAATTATGGTGGATAAGAGCTGCACTGAATGCAATGTTGAACTGGCAACAGTTGAAGATGAAGCAAGCAAGGAATCCCAAACATACCCTG TTGCTGAAACTCCACAAGCTGAAGAAGCTGAGGGAGTTGATGTCACGGTCATGAAGAGCACATACGAGGAAGAATTAGAGAAGTGGGCAGCTGAAAACACAGAAAAAGAAGATCAAAAGGAGAAACACACCCAACAATCTGATATTGGAGACACAGAAAAAGAAGATCAAGAGGAGAAACACACCCAACAATCTGATATTGGAGACACAGAAAAAGAAGATCAAGAGGAGAAACACGCCCAACAATCTGATATTGGAGACACAGGAAAAGAAGATCAAGAGGAGAAACACGCCCAACAATCTGATAGTGGAGACACAGGAAAAGAAGATCAAGAGGAGAAACAACCCCAACAATCTGATATTGGAGACACGGAAAAAGAAGATCAAGAGGAGAAACAACCCCAACAATCTGATATTGGAGACACGGAAAAAGAAGATCAAAAGGAGGAACACGCCCGGCAATCTGATATTGGAGACACAGGAAAAAAAGATCAAAAGGAGAAACTCGCCCAACAATCTtatatcaaagaaaaagaaaccgaCGAAGGAGGAGGGAATAACGAAAGTGATGAGAGTTCTGAAATCAAAGCTGACATTCTAGAGCTATTTGATGCTGCTTGGCACAAATAA
- the LOC120000844 gene encoding AAA-ATPase At3g50940-like, whose amino-acid sequence MVNMFFSVSDMPSTPSVLSAYTSVAALLMLVRTVFNEVQTMISKFLPQKLRENLLLRLGEIFGSLCSQMTVLISEYNGLSVNEIYQASETYLSSRITPSINELKVFKAQREKNISVTINKGEKVFDIFEGIQLVWEFVSTETQKSHFDYDNYSHTSETTENRSFRLSFNKRYKEVVLRAYLPYVVERSKAIKEENKALKLYSLGSLSGDYDAGPWGSINLDHPSTFETMALDPELKNELMEDLDRFVRRRDFYRRVGKAWKRGYLLYGPPGTGKSSLIAAMANYLKFDIYDLELKSIHSNADLRKLVVSTANRSILVIEDIDCSIELQNRQDGSYKENEFTFLTLSGLLNFIDGLWSSCGDERIIVFTTNYKDRIDPALLRPGRMDKHINLSFCTPSGFKILASNYLGISTHHLFTHIEELIEEVEVTPAEVAEELMKYENVDIALKGVTAFIERKKLMKCNENTAEERKDVVVEQEKESEGFQGKCDSKVRKNQRKMAKKGKEG is encoded by the exons ATGGTTAACATGTTCTTTTCTGTATCGGACATGCCTTCAACACCATCAGTTTTGTCAGCCTACACGTCTGTCGCTGCATTGCTAATGCTTGTCAGAACCGTCTTCAACGAGGTACAGACGATGATTAGTAAGTTTCTACCTCAGAAGCTCAGAGAGAACTTGTTACTAAGACTTGGTGAAATATTTGGAAGTCTCTGCTCTCAAATGACTGTTCTTATCAGTGAGTACAATGGACTATCAGTCAATGAAATCTACCAGGCTTCGGAAACCTACTTGAGCTCAAGAATTACTCCTTCCATTAACGAGCTGAAAGTTTTCAAAGCACAGAGAGAGAAGAACATCTCGGTCACCATCAACAAAGGTGAAAAGGTCTTTGACATATTTGAAGGAATCCAGCTCGTCTGGGAATTCGTCTCAACTGAAACGCAGAAGTCACATTTCGACTATGATAACTATTCTCACACTTCAGAAACAACCGAAAATCGGTCATTTCGACTCAGTTTCAACAAGAGATACAAGGAAGTGGTGTTAAGGGCTTATCTTCCATATGTGGTGGAGAGATCAAAggctataaaagaagaaaacaaagccCTGAAGCTCTACTCGCTCGGAAGTTTAAGTGGAGACTATGATGCAGGTCCGTGGGGATCGATCAACCTCGACCATCCATCCACATTTGAGACAATGGCATTGGATCCAGAGCTCAAGAATGAACTGATGGAAGACTTGGACAGATTTGTGAGGAGAAGGGATTTCTATAGGAGAGTTGGAAAGGCATGGAAAAGAGGATATTTGTTGTATGGCCCTCCTGGTACTGGCAAGTCAAGCTTGATAGCAGCAATGGCTAACTACCTAAAATTTGACATCTATGACTTGGAACTCAAAAGTATTCACAGCAATGCAGATCTCAGGAAATTGGTAGTCTCCACAGCAAATCGATCGATACTTGTCATCGAGGACATTGATTGTAGCATTGAGTTGCAGAACCGACAAGATGGAAGCTACAAAGAAAATGAATTTACG TTTTTAACACTCTCTGGATTGCTCAACTTCATCGATGGATTATGGTCAAGCTGTGGAGATGAGAGGATAATTGTGTTTACGACCAACTACAAAGACAGAATTGATCCTGCTCTGCTGAGACCAGGCCGAATGGACAAGCATATTAACCTGTCTTTCTGCACTCCAAGTGGGTTCAAAATCCTTGCTTCCAACTACCTAGGAATTAGTACTCATCACTTGTTCACTCATATTGAAGAACTGATAGAGGAAGTAGAGGTGACTCCTGCAGAAGTTGCAGAAGAGCTCATGAAATATGAAAACGTAGATATTGCACTCAAAGGTGTCACTGCTTTTATTGAAAGGAAGAAGCTGATGAAATGTAATGAAAATACTGCAGAGGAAAGAAAAGACGTCGTCgttgaacaagaaaaagaaagcgaGGGATTTCAAGGGAAATGTGACAGCAAAGTTAGGAAAAATCAGAGGAAGATGGCGAAAAAGGGGAAAGAAGGATGA